A part of Nitrospirota bacterium genomic DNA contains:
- a CDS encoding glycosyltransferase family 2 protein, with the protein MKSASFPHISIIIPIYNVETYLRDCLDSVVNQTLREIEIICVNDCSTDGSLSIVREYEAKDNRIKVIDKQVNEGLATTRNVGMAEATGKYMLFMDSDDFADTDLCRKAAECAEAANADLVIYDYAAFYRQEDLKENSKQSSRLTAIAPTDRVALLKCHAFAWTKLIRSDLVRSLHILFPAGLIYEDLPVHWQIITQASKIAILPEPLYYYRQRKTSITYRRNWSITDRILIFDRVREFLISRKLYEDYCDLFLQSQLEMFCWLYDTIASDHKERALVLIQDHLAKEHLDYIDSGNPLSWKTRAFFKALQGSRVAKIRHGLWLFARAGYRRLKRKAEEYT; encoded by the coding sequence ATGAAATCAGCTTCTTTCCCGCATATCTCCATAATTATTCCCATTTATAACGTGGAAACGTATCTCCGCGACTGTCTTGACTCTGTTGTCAACCAGACGCTGCGTGAAATAGAGATTATCTGCGTAAATGATTGTTCAACAGACGGATCACTTTCCATCGTTCGGGAATATGAGGCAAAAGATAACCGGATCAAGGTAATCGACAAGCAGGTGAATGAAGGATTAGCAACTACCCGCAATGTTGGCATGGCAGAGGCCACCGGGAAATACATGCTTTTCATGGATTCAGACGATTTTGCTGATACGGATCTCTGCCGCAAAGCGGCCGAGTGCGCCGAAGCAGCTAATGCCGATCTTGTAATCTATGACTATGCCGCTTTCTATCGTCAGGAAGACCTGAAAGAAAACAGTAAACAGTCCTCCCGCCTGACTGCCATAGCCCCCACAGACAGGGTCGCCCTGCTAAAATGCCATGCCTTTGCGTGGACCAAACTCATCAGGTCTGATTTAGTACGCTCGCTGCATATCCTGTTCCCCGCAGGGCTTATCTACGAAGACCTTCCTGTACACTGGCAAATCATAACGCAGGCCTCAAAAATTGCCATTTTGCCGGAGCCGCTTTATTATTATCGCCAGCGTAAAACCTCAATTACGTATAGGAGAAACTGGTCAATAACAGACAGAATACTGATTTTTGATAGGGTTCGGGAATTTCTTATTTCCCGGAAACTTTATGAGGACTATTGTGATTTATTTTTACAATCCCAACTTGAAATGTTTTGCTGGCTTTACGATACAATAGCCTCAGACCATAAAGAGAGGGCATTGGTCCTGATTCAGGATCACCTCGCAAAGGAACATCTGGACTATATAGATTCAGGCAATCCATTGAGCTGGAAGACAAGGGCATTCTTTAAGGCCTTACAGGGTTCCCGCGTTGCCAAAATCCGACATGGTCTCTGGTTGTTTGCAAGGGCCGGGTACAGAAGACTGAAACGAAAGGCTGAAGAATATACATGA
- a CDS encoding polysaccharide pyruvyl transferase family protein, protein MSSTADAELIRIKDSHKTIVALAADYGNLGDVAITYAQERFLESCFPGSEIIDFPISSTFTHLKALKRIVTPDDVITITGGGNMGDLHHSIEDCRRFVIGHFPKNRIISFPQTMDFSDTPEGQRELNKTIRTYSRHKNLHLCAREPISFKIMQNTFPLNRVHLVPDIVLSLNQIRAGQKRHGVLLCIRKDNESSFSSLERTAFLRDILSTIPHVLEADTHIGGSGLALQVREAELHKMWDLFRSVQVVITDRLHGMIFAAITGTPCIAIPSANHKIRATYEAWLRSLPHITFQNQINAEKTIDMVATLKDLDIAKITLPDLAEQYQKLKSIVTGLS, encoded by the coding sequence TTGAGCAGCACGGCTGATGCAGAGCTTATTCGTATTAAGGACAGTCACAAAACAATTGTCGCTCTCGCAGCAGACTACGGTAATCTGGGTGATGTTGCGATTACCTATGCTCAGGAACGTTTCCTTGAATCATGTTTTCCCGGCTCTGAAATAATAGATTTTCCCATCAGCTCGACCTTTACCCATCTGAAAGCACTTAAGCGCATTGTGACCCCGGATGACGTAATTACCATTACGGGTGGCGGTAATATGGGGGACCTGCATCACTCTATTGAGGATTGCCGGAGATTTGTCATCGGACATTTCCCGAAAAACAGAATCATCTCATTTCCGCAGACCATGGACTTTTCTGACACCCCTGAGGGACAACGCGAGCTAAACAAAACGATCAGGACATACAGCAGACATAAAAATCTTCACCTGTGTGCAAGAGAACCCATCTCGTTCAAGATCATGCAAAATACTTTTCCGCTCAACCGGGTGCACTTGGTCCCTGATATCGTATTGTCCCTGAATCAGATCCGGGCCGGACAAAAACGTCATGGCGTCCTGCTCTGCATCAGAAAAGACAATGAATCTTCTTTCTCATCGCTGGAGCGGACTGCCTTCCTCAGAGATATCCTTAGCACCATTCCTCATGTCCTCGAAGCCGACACGCATATCGGCGGCAGCGGCCTTGCGTTACAGGTGCGCGAAGCAGAGCTTCATAAAATGTGGGACCTCTTCAGGAGCGTTCAGGTAGTTATTACCGATCGTCTTCACGGAATGATATTTGCTGCAATCACCGGAACCCCCTGCATCGCAATACCGAGTGCCAACCATAAGATACGAGCAACGTACGAGGCCTGGCTTCGCTCCCTCCCACACATTACATTTCAAAATCAAATTAATGCGGAAAAGACAATTGACATGGTCGCGACACTAAAGGATTTAGATATTGCAAAGATTACATTGCCTGATCTTGCAGAACAGTATCAAAAACTTAAGAGCATTGTGACAGGCCTATCATAA